Part of the Danaus plexippus chromosome 23, MEX_DaPlex, whole genome shotgun sequence genome is shown below.
GACTCCAGTGGGGGCAAAAGACAGTGTGCATATTCACCTCCGCCGACAAGATTGATGAAGTTGcctgttttataaacatgttatttaGCATACAAGTATCTACTGCATATTTGTACTACGACTTCATCAGTACaattatgttattgttatatttcagCAGGATCAGTTAGAACAAATTCCTGAATATTGCATTTTAGttatgtcaaaataatatgtatgaaagTCTTTACAAAAGATACTGAAGTGTGAacgcaattttatttagtgcTGATAATTTAAGCTTTCTATGCTATGTacctgaatatttaaatatagctgCTGTTTATATAATGACTCGTTAAAAAGATACTAAGTTTTTAACCacaatcatattaattttgtctttataatatttgtaaaacaataaactataaaCGTTTTCAGGgcattgataattttattaagatcaaTGACTTATctagttataattaaaccagCTGTGAAGCTAATGAGAAGTGacttttcaataatttgagttacatatacaaataaataaaatggagtctagttttgtacatataacaaaataatatttttaatttttgattgttTGTCTGAATATTTGTTCATAATCACTGGtaggctggaccgattttgacgaGTTTCATTAGCAAGTaagttgtttaattattaataactccTTTTTGAAGGCTTTaggatacttttattttaggttTTCCTTTTGTTAAATTACACGCGCACGAAGTCGCGGACATAGCTTGTAAtcactataatataaacaagaaatgttatctatatcaatattaataaatgcattactatttactttatcaatttaaaatgtgaatctgtgtgtatattttgatagatgcaaaaaatgatatttttgttcgttaaaatactaataaaagcTCACCAAGTTGTTCAGCGAGTGCCAAAAGTACTTCATCTTCATCATATATAGTCTCAGTTAGGAACGGAACGAGTTCTGATCTTGTTCTTTCCACACCCAAAGCCAGAGCGATGGTTGATAGCTTCTTAATAGAATTCAATCTGAGTTGAACATCCTCATTTTTTAATTCGTCGATAAGTACCGCGATGGGATAAAGTGACTCATCCGTCCCTGAGTCGCTGGCCGCCATTCTAAACTATTTATTGCGTATATTGCGAATTTGTCGAATTAATATCACTAAACACAATAAGTAcggtatttttgtaaattcttACGCATTTACCAGCAAAATGGAAGCCTTTCGTTTTTTGAAGAATATAGCTATGTAGATTATACAAAATGTCTATTGGTAATGTCTTTATACTTTATCTATGAATCATTTGTCTTTGACTTATTTcgtaatgattttgttttcagcgaataaagaaaataaagaaatatttgattgagaatttcataaaaatattataggtcTTTCaactgcaattttttttattattcacataTGAAGAGTTTTTCTGAACTCCTTTTATGAAAGTTAAAACTGCAAACTCTTTTGTATTAtcaattgtttttaagttttatgagcttgattttaatttgacaattaatatttaagattttgcttttattttatatatgtaaatttatattttgatgtttgtTGTATTATGGGCCAGGAGGATGACGTTAATGCCTCTATCGCACATATTGTGCTGTGTTGCGTGGCCGGTCAAGGATTGGGTCACACGCATGGCAAGAGTTTCACACATCCGGGCATGCACGCCAACTTCTTCGTTCATGGAGTACTCGGATTTCTCCATTaccaaagtaatattttgaattaaaattactgatagtaaaattttggGCTGAAATTGGCTTcagttttcttatatttattgtaagggTGAAATTCGTATTTAAATAGTCAAAACTGATTTCACATACCTCAAGCCagtgaaataaatgttttgtctatttttcaataaaacaagaaaTGATTTGGATATTCCCCtatgcaaattattatttaaatactttaataagtGACTTTCTATTTTAACTTCAGGTGGAAAGTTTAACAACGATTTCACTGCAGCCTACACGATTAGCACTGCCGCGACGCGTTACTTAGCCTTACCATGTCTGATGGCTGATTTGTATCGAGGGGATCAAAGTTTGAGCAGCATTCATCTTGTCTCTGGTTTGATTCCGTTTGTGATGGCACTCGCTGGCAACGACAACAGAAATTTGGGAAACATTGTTATTGCTTGCAACATTGTTTCTTTGTGTGTATACTCGCACGAACATGACCGAATTTGGGGCTATTATACGGCCGGAGCGGGTGTTTTAGCTTATTTCTGTACCACCCAGGTCGCCACGAAAATTACATACCCGTTATTTCTCGCGCTCATGGAATACTGCGCTTACAGagtttttcatatacattttagtTCTCCgtgaataagaaataaaaaatatctttacatttatcttttatttgattaaagaaCGAGAATAAATAACGGAACTTATTTaaggataatttttaaagcatttaaaattatttcttttaaatcataaaattttaaatttgattttatgagAATcactttaaattgttatatttggtGTGAGCttgattttagaaataattgctttttattaataaaaaaaatcattctcCGTCCCTCACCTGACTTGTACTATTTTAGTTTCTTTCACTTTACACTTCTATAGTGAGGGTGAACGTTTGGCTTTTTTAAGGTAATTTCCATCGGATTGTCTGCATGTATGCAAAGCCGGTCATTGTTCTTGTTTCGAGttcaacaaattaaattattattttttatgatgtaTCTTACAGATTTCGTAGATGTATTGAAAGTTGAGTTCATTGTTTATCGTTCTTTGTGGCAGACCTGAAGCGATAGAGGAGTGTGACAGCTTGACGTCAATGTCATTGGATGCGTGTGTGcatgcatgtgtgtgtgtgtgtgtgtgtgtctgtctgtctgttatgGAATTTTATTACCTTTACCTTTAGCCTGTAGTCAGTTGCTTATAGGTTGTACGTGTATATGCCTCTGATTGTGTTAGGCGGTAATATCAGTTCGGTGATGAGACGAGTGCAAAGTATCAATTACATTGTTTtgcacctcgtctgcccgtgatcacggttgctgcaaagtaaccgaaacgtcgggattatgtagtttttaaataataaaatccgcgtagtaaatccgaataatactagttttatttacattgtttttCTTAGTTTTAGTGACTACCAAAAAGGTTCATGACCTTTCCAGTCCATTCCCTTGTCTGCTTCCCATTTTTCTAAACCCGGACCTGGATAATTCAGGTTTCCATAACTGGTAGATTGTTATaaaggatatttaatttttcatctcttaatatatatataaaattttaagacccACAATATATTCCTAACTAGACCTCTTGTAATACTATATGAATTGTATTATGTGTatcctttataataaattagtagTCCTATTACTGAGATATAtggaatatttgttttctctctgttatatattataatggtaCTGTGATTtcctacaaaaatatatagctaCGTATAATTAAGACAAAATGTATCCGTACactttcattaatttgtaacCTATTCATTTAGTTCGAATTAAACAAATcagttacttttaaaatacacgTCTCCAAGaagaaaagatatatatataagatattttacaaacatataaataagtttttgtgtacataaataactttatgacACGTTGGAGTGATACAGTTTTTTAATGAACTGTAATGAAAAAGGGTGGAAGATTTACGTCAacgtttaaaagtattttccaTTAACTTTGCTGTGTAAAAATGCACGTTAAATGTTTAAGTTGTTTTACCTTAACGGGACCattaaaacaagtttttttgtCAAAGTCAACACGGACAGTTTTcagttttttcattcaattactaacattgatattattatgcGCAAAGACTATATTATAGGTAAAAAAAGTTGCattatgtgtaataaaaatgtataaatttaataaattaattataaaagtaaattttttagtatggtaacatttaaaactaactatttgttttttttcataaaatacacttcattatttcaaagtttGAGAAAACCCGAATTACattatttccattaaaataaatgacattacTTTCAGTCGATTTCAAAGTGTTTTTcgtctttatttttcttttgacagtacattaaaaaaataccaaaatggCCAACTTGAAGAGTAAAGAGTAAACATATAACTGCCTAACAGACTCATAGTGTTACGATTTTTAAGCAAAATGGCGATGCTTATTTTGTAACCCAATTTTTATATCCTCACCACTGATTTTTGATTGAATCAATTATCAAGTGTATAATATCATAcagatatttgaaattttgcaaaatgaattctatatattgaattataagacttattttaaaattaatgcatAGTTCTATGACTATTGGGTATTTTAGTTGTCCGACCCCGATCATTCACGGCTCTTAAATGTATTGACATTTGTGAGATAGAATTTCGAGTGTTGCAATAATGTATACTATTGTAGATCGAAATCATCTTCACATAAGGAGGAGGTTAACAattcatctatatattttttactagttATGAActgttaaaaacatataattaaatctattaacgatccttaaaaaaaaaaaattaacaatactgaaaaaaaatatttttttttatgaggaACGTCTTGTTTAGTTAATAGTTCCtcctttttataaactttaaaaaacatttttgttggtacataataagaaatgaattaaattttttttatacaattctaATAACACTTCTAAAATtactataacttttttaatacccAGAATACTTTCCTTACGTGTGAGTTTTTACTGAGAGGACCAAGATAGTActgtaaattacaaaattattcagaCCCATTGCGGACAGACGAGTAATTCACAATTATATGCTGTAGTGAACAAGGAACGCGTATGTTTATATTGGTAAGAATAAGTGTcactataatttcaaataatattttatattattaattcagatatttttatatatcggaACCAAAACGAAAACTattgctaataaaaaaaaaaaatcaaacaccTTTAAACCTtagtaaaaacttctttttagTTAATTTCACATTCTTTTTCAAttctatatttgtttaaaaaaaatttaaagcagTTATTCTAATCTGCAAGTTAGATTTGATTTAGACAAAGCTATTGACACTTGGCCTTACaaataacaagtttttttttaatttgttttcataataattataatgacatctaagaaaatcttttgtaaaaatattataaataaaattttacacgaATGAAGTTtgcaatgaaatatttgttacttttttgtagttaataaaaagaaagtgtttcaataactaaaatatcatacagatattagatttgttaataatattgaaataatatatttagataggtatcttgtaatttaaaattatcagtaGATCGAAATATCTACTGgattttttatcaacttagATGCGATATATTACAATCTCATTGCTTGCTTTATTACGATAGGTAATATTCAAGTAAATTTTCGTAAAAATCCACATAAAAAAACCGCCCCACATATTCTCGATTCACAGGATGTTCGGAAGATAACACAAGTGTCCTGAAAATCTTTTTTGTGGTTGTACACTTTGATAACGCGTTGCTCGTGAAAGCCTTTACAAAGCTCCAAAGAAAGATATATCAAAATGAACACCccttatttgtaatttaaatgagtTTTGAAAGTTAATGAggtagaaaatttataagaaatgtttagcataaaaaaaacatatattttgtttaaaataaatttcaattacagAATATATGGTTGTGTTGacgtgaatatttaaaataaaaattcaagaaaTTTTTAGTAGAGAAgaattattagtaaatatattgattaaccTGCAGTTAATAGCCCTCAGCATGTTATTTCCCAAACATTATTTGTTCCTATTCAAACGCTTCGTCTTTTGTGTTAGAAATTCTGTGTTTTATGagcattgtattatttaacagCGTTTTATGATCGTCACAACAACCTCATTAAATTAACCTTCTCGCTATGAGAAGTGACAAGAGCAGGAATCTCAAATTAGTTCTGAGCCGTAATGCAAGAACATTTGTTTCTGTCAGAAACAATTTACAAGCACATTGTTGTTTATGGTCGCTCTTCATAGGAAGACATTTGtgcattttaagaaaataataaaagattttatttataaactgtaatattcattattataattattaaacatccTAAATGGAGAAATTATATGCAGCCGTAAGCtgagtttgtttaaaatttgcaacaaccttttaattgtttactattttgttaatatgtattatagaaGTAAAGCTTTTTTTGCAATTTGCAAAACCGCTAACGCGTCTAACGCTCTTTGGATATAAAAGAGACAGAGCGAGAGGGAATGCGAGGAGCATGCGGGGATCAATCGTgacttataagtaattttaataaagtttgtgttAAAGGAACACTAAAAATTCTCTAAAATCAATTTCTATCTCTTTCTGTTTTCATTCCaacattacgaagtttcacttcctccgcgcggagggactccacgcacaatttttttttttttgataaaccaGTATTGTATGTCTTTAGTTATCCGAATATAGCTTTTTTAGTTTGGTATACGCCGGGGAGTCggtattaaaaaagatttgtaTAGGCATAACATTTACCTTTATATTACTAAGCCCGCCAACTAAACAACTCAATGAGTGTCCTTGCAGAAAACTTCTCGCTAGTTTAGGATTTGGTCCTAATTAGTTAAATTCCTCTTGGGGAGTTCGACGAGAGAATGTTCCAGACCTCTATAGTAGCTTTTCGCGCgcttttcttaataatactccttttttttgtaaattttaacgttTTTTAGCCTTGAGGAACAACATATTTGACTACATAAACTTTGTTGGACTATGCTTATCACtaattcaaacattatttcattcggaaattaatgataaaacgaaatataaaacaaaaatgtacaatTAGTGATAAGACAGTCGCATTTCGATCGAACAGTAAACAAAGGAGAttggttaaaaaataactatttaaaaagtaatgaaacattttatccatttataatatttgtagcaTATAACTAGAACAGTGTTTTACTAACAATGTGCTAAGGTTAGAAGTTGGAAGgcaaatgtgttttaaatatacttttaagtatataagaaGCTAGCATGCGTACTATATGTTTGCGACGCCACACTCCATACGGACCGTTCATAGTTTTTCGTTCATAATACTAAGTCGATGTGATtatgtatatagatttatcaatgaaaacttcttacgctccgtatgtagtccGACGATGTACACCTGTGGTAAGAATACAGATCTCGTTACTAAAAGAAGCATCGTGTACCGGCTGGTAGTGATTGATCGcggtataattaaaactttattgaaaacaaacccttaatatattacaaatgaatTACAACGGACTggatattgtattaaaagatAGACGTATTGAAAAACGATTCAATTATAggaaaaattagaaaaaaaattcaatttaaattgccATTGACAAtgaactgaaataaattttaaaatttatatatataataacttactAGAAGTTATTATCGTGTCACAATAAACGAAGCGTTGCTTTCGtcatttgataatttaatttaatactatcaTTTGTGAGGGTTTAGGAATGATAAAACTACAAACAGTCCTTACGAAGTGCCGCTAAacaaacttgtggtaagcgtaaagtataaaaaatgtctttatacgatgaaatctttttaattcttGCACATTGAAGGAGGTCGTTGAAATTAGTTCCTAATTAATGTAAAGTCGACTGTCCTAAGACAATGTCGCTTGTAATTAAGACGTGGCTTCATTGGCtagttgttttgttttaaaattcagcTAAGTTAATTAGGTCAGCTTTCTGGTAATGTTAGTTTGTTgagaacacaaaaaaaaaatggttttttggataataaataatgacgaAAAGAGTCTTATCATTTCATTacgaaaaaaaagaaaaaactgagttttttttttaaacatttatattcaaag
Proteins encoded:
- the LOC116774795 gene encoding uncharacterized protein LOC116774795, with the translated sequence MGQEDDVNASIAHIVLCCVAGQGLGHTHGKSFTHPGMHANFFVHGVLGFLHYQSGKFNNDFTAAYTISTAATRYLALPCLMADLYRGDQSLSSIHLVSGLIPFVMALAGNDNRNLGNIVIACNIVSLCVYSHEHDRIWGYYTAGAGVLAYFCTTQVATKITYPLFLALMEYCAYRVFHIHFSSP